In Pelmatolapia mariae isolate MD_Pm_ZW linkage group LG8, Pm_UMD_F_2, whole genome shotgun sequence, one genomic interval encodes:
- the spag9b gene encoding C-Jun-amino-terminal kinase-interacting protein 4 isoform X8: protein MELDDVVLYQDDSGNSTMMSERVSGLASSIYREFERLIEKYDEDVVKELMPLVVAVLENLDSVFAVNQEHEVELELLKEDNEQLVTQYEREKALRKHTEERYIALEDSQDGEKKDLQCRLVTLESHTRQLELKTRNYADQISRLEEREAELKKEYNALHQRHTEMIHSYMEHLERTKHQHAAMTAEPSDTGTSVRTRKERPVSMGLFQLPAADGMTPDLHREPVDTPSEPWRFNNLSHPRSNTSLKDELSQLNCGSSKSNTQTNQGSVSKNGTPVSLQDGGSKSTTPSLGGASKSNTPTSNYSNNSQSTTPLSPFDGGSTGMSPMSSLGRGSASDVAMESVDTPLKDQETSDGHNKNLDWSSGKPESNKNIAAVQEGQQKGPESDTTPLKEDDGADSLEKSEVQAIIESTPELDMDLAGCRGTSTPTKGGVENLAFDRNTDSLFEELSSAGNDLIGDVDEGADLLDYNFLGMGREVEHLIHENTQLLETKNALNVVKNDLISRVDELSCEKEVLQGELNAVTHAKTKLEEKNKELEEELKKVRAELDEAKQKVKNDNEDDSDVPTAQRKRFTRVEMARVLMERNQYKERLMELQEAVRWTEMIRASKENPTLPEKKKSSLWQFFSRLFSSSGGGAKKPAAEAPVNVKYNAPTSQIQPSVKKKSSTLQQLPSDKSKAFDFLNEEAPADSVVSRREQKRAQYQQVKAHVQKEDGRLQAYGWSLPKKHKANGGQTESKMKSLPVPVFLRPLDEKDASMKLWCATCVNLSGGKTRDGGSIVGASVFYSDVSGPESPKKKIGSQSSLDKLDQELREQQKEQRHQEELSSLVWICTTTKSTTKAVVIDANQPGNILESFFVCNSHILCIASVPGARETDYPAGEEVPPNSEVGPVGDGNSSATSTSSAGGDSVLGGITVVGCEAEGITAVPQTAGKDGEAESRPAEEATEATETSAESADQRESLREIYTEHVFTDPLGAQHKVETPANYSQRESDLLKDGVSLNPSAEEQDLMREEAQKMSSVLPTMWLGAQNGYVYVHSSVAQWKKCLHSIKLKDSVLGIVHVKGRVLVGLSDGTLAIFHRGVDGQWDLTNYHLLDLGRPHHSIRCMTVVHDKVWCGFRNKIYVVQPKAMKIEKSFDAHPRKDSQVRLLAWDGDGIWVSIRLDSTLRLFHAHTYQHLQDVDIEPYVSKMLGTGKLGFSFVRITALMVSCNRLWIGTGNGVIISIPLTETSKVTKAAGNQPGSAVRVYGDDSGDKVTAGTFVPYCSMAHAQLSFHGHRDAVKFFTAVPGHAAPSASCAGEAAGDKAADATTQEGTKCMLVMSGGEGYIDFRMGDEDGEMEEAEDAPIKLQPKAERSHLIVWQVTQD from the exons AGGTACATCGCCTTGGAAGACTCCCAGGATGGCGAGAAGAAGGATCTCCAGTGTCGACTGGTGACGTTGGAATCTCACACACGGCAGCTAGAGCTAAAAACTAGAAACTATGCAGATCAGA TTAGCAGAttggaggagagagaagcaGAGCTCAAAAAAGAGTACAATGCCCTTCATCAGAGACATACTGAG ATGATCCACAGCTACATGGAGCATCTGGAGCGGACTAAACACCAACATGCAGCGATGACAGCAGAGCCCTCAGATACAGGAACATCAGTCAGGACACG GAAGGAGCGTCCAGTCTCCATGGGCCTGTTCCaacttcctgcagctgatggCATGACCCCTGACCTCCACAGAGAACCCGTGGACACCCCATCTGAACCATGGAGATTCAACAACCTTAGCCATCCACGGTCTAACACCAGCCTCAAG GATGAACTGTCCCAACTGAACTGTGGGAGTTCCAAGTCCAACACGCAAACCAACCAGGGAAGCGTCTCTAAAAACGGAACACCTGTGTCTTTACAAGATGGAGGGTCCAAATCCACCACTCCCTCGCTGGGGGGTGCCTCTAAATCAAACACCCCCACATCTAACTACAGCAATAATTCTCAGTCCACCACACCACTGTCTCCTTTTGATGGTGGTTCTACTGGCATGAGTCCCATGTCTAGTCTTGGGAGAGGGTCTGCTTCTGATGTTGCCATGGAGTCTGTGGACACCCCCTTAAAGGACCAGGAAACTTCAGATGGCCACAACAAAAACCTGGACTGGAGCAGTGGAAAGCCAGAGAGCAATAAGAACATAGCAGCGGTGCAGGAAGGACAGCAGAAGGGTCCTGAGTCTGATACTACACCTCTTAAAGAGGATG ATGGAGCAGATAGCCTGGAGAAGTCTGAGGTGCAGGCTATCATAGAGTCCACCCCTGAGCTGGACATGGACCTCGCTGGCTGCAGAGGAACAAG CACACCAACTAAAGGTGGCGTAGAGAATCTAGCATTCGACCGCAACACCGACTCTCTGTTTGAGGAGCTGTCGTCTGCAGGAAATGACCTCATAGGAGATGTGGATGAAGGAGCTGACCTGCTGG ACTACAACTTTTTAG GTATGGGGCGCGAAGTTGAACACCTTATCCATGAGAACACCCAGCTGCTAGAGACCAA AAATGCTTTGAATGTGGTGAAGAATGACCTGATATCTCGTGTGGATGAGCTGTCGTGTGAGAAGGAGGTGCTGCAAGGAGAGCTGAATGCTGTCACACACGCCAAGACCAaactggaggaaaaaaacaaagaattagaAGAAGAACTTAAAAA AGTTCGAGCAGAGCTGGACGAAGCCAAACAGAAGGTCAAGAATGACAATGAGGATGAT AGTGATGTGCCTACAGCACAGAGGAAGCGCTTCACCAGAGTGGAGATGGCCAGAGTGCTGATGGAGAGGAACCAGTATAAGGAGAGACTCATGGAGCTGCAGGAGGCCGTCAGATGGACGGAGATGATCCG ggcTTCAAAGGAGAACCCAACTCTTCCAGAGAAAAAGAAGTCCAGCCTCTGGCAGTT TTTCAGCCGTTTGTTCAGCTCGTCGGGCGGAGGAGCCAAGAAGCCGGCAGCGGAGGCCCCAGTAAACGTCAAGTACAACGCACCCACCTCTCAGATTCAGCCGTCCGTCAAGAAGAAGAGCAGCACCCTGCAGCAGCTGCCCAGTGACAAGAGCAAAGCCTTTGACTTCCTCAATGAGGA AGCGCCAGCTGATAGTGTGGTATCCAGGCGAGAACAGAAGAGGGCTCAATACCAGCAGGTCAAAGCCCATGTCCAGAAGGAGGATGGCAGACTGCAGGCGTACGGCTGGAGCCTCCCTAAGAAGCACAAA GCTAACGGTGGTCAGACAGAGAGCAAGATGAAGAGTCTACCTGTTCCTGTCTTCCTCAGACCGCTAGATGAGAAAGATGCTTCTATGAAG CTGTGGTGTGCTACCTGTGTGAATCTTTCTGGAGGTAAAACCAGAGATGGAGGTTCAATAGTCGGGGCCAGTGTGTTTTATAGTGACGTGTCAGGACCAGAGAGCCCGAAAAAGAAGATTGGGTCTCAGAGCAGTCTGGATAAGCTGGATCAAGAACTCAGG GAGCAGCAGAAAGAGCAGCGGCACCAGGAGGAGTTGTCGTCACTTGTGTGGATTTGCACCACCACCAAGTCTACTACTAAAGCTGTCGTCATTGATGCCAACCAGCCTGGGAACATCCTGGAGAGCTTCTTTGTTTGTAACTCTCACATCCTCTGCATCGCAAGCGTGCCAG GTGCGAGAGAGACAGACTACCCAGCTGGAGAAGAAGTGCCTCCAAACTCTGAGGTGGGACCGGTGGGAGATGGCAACTCTTCAGCAACCAGTACCAGCTCAGCAGGTGGCGACAGCGTGCTGGGAGGCATCACAGTGGTGGGCTGTGAAGCTGAGGGAATAACAGCTGTTCCTCAGACAGCAGGAAAAGATGGAGAAGCCG AATCCAGACCAGCGGAAGAAGCCACAGAGGCGACAGAGACCAGTGCAGAATCTGCTGACCAGCGAGAAAGCCTGCGGGAAATCTACACTGAGCACGTCTTCACAGATCCACTGGGAGCTCAGCACAAAGTAGAGACGCCAGCCAACTACTCTCAGAG GGAGAGCGATCTGCTGAAGGATGGCGTGAGCTTGAACCCCAGTGCAGAGGAGCAGGACCTGATGAGAGAAGAGGCTCAGAAAATGAGCAGTGTTCTTCCCACTATGTGGCTGGGCGCACAGAATGGATA TGTGTACGTGCACTCCTCCGTGGCTCAGTGGAAGAAGTGTCTTCACTCTATAAAGCTGAAGGACTCTGTGCTCGGCATAGT ACACGTGAAAGGACGTGTGCTAGTTGGCCTCTCTGATGGCACGTTAGCCATTTTCCACAGAGGTGTAG ATGGACAGTGGGACCTGACAAACTACCATCTGTTAGACTTGGGGAGGCCTCACCACTCCATCCGCTGCATGACAGTAGTGCATGATAAGGTGTGGTGTGGCTTCAGGAACAAGATCTATGTGGTGCAACCTAAAGCCATGAAGATAGAG AAATCATTTGATGCCCACCCTCGTAAGGACAGTCAGGTACGTCTGCTGGCTTGGGACGGCGACGGTATCTGGGTGTCCATCAGACTCGACTCCACCCTCAGGCTGTTCCACGCTCACACCTACCAGCACCTCCAGGATGTCGACATCGAGCCCTATGTCAGCAAAATGCTGG GCACGGGCAAACTGGGCTTCTCATTTGTCAGAATCACGGCTCTGATGGTGTCATGTAACCGTCTGTGGATTGGAACTGGCAATGGTGTTATCATCTCCATCCCTCTGACAGAGA CCAGCAAGGTTACCAAGGCAGCAGGTAACCAACCAGGAAGTGCAGTCCGTGTTTATGGTGACGACAGTGGCGACAAAGTCACAGCAGGGACGTTTGTTCCGTACTGCTCCATGGCTCACGCTCAGCTCTCTTTCCATGGTCACCGTGATGCTGTCAAGTTCTTCACAGCTGTTCCAG GTCACGCAGCTCCATCTGCATCGTGTGCAGGAGAAGCAGCTGGCGACAAGGCGGCAGATGCCACAACTCAGGAAGGAACTAAGTGTATGCTGGTGATGAGTGGAGGAGAAGGCTACATCGACTTCAGAATGG gcgATGAGGACGGAGAGATGGAGGAGGCGGAGGACGCCCCCATCAAACTTCAGCCTAAAGCCGAGCGCAGCCACCTTATCGTTTGGCAGGTGACTCAGGACTGA
- the spag9b gene encoding C-Jun-amino-terminal kinase-interacting protein 4 isoform X4: protein MELDDVVLYQDDSGNSTMMSERVSGLASSIYREFERLIEKYDEDVVKELMPLVVAVLENLDSVFAVNQEHEVELELLKEDNEQLVTQYEREKALRKHTEERYIALEDSQDGEKKDLQCRLVTLESHTRQLELKTRNYADQISRLEEREAELKKEYNALHQRHTEMIHSYMEHLERTKHQHAAMTAEPSDTGTSVRTRKERPVSMGLFQLPAADGMTPDLHREPVDTPSEPWRFNNLSHPRSNTSLKDELSQLNCGSSKSNTQTNQGSVSKNGTPVSLQDGGSKSTTPSLGGASKSNTPTSNYSNNSQSTTPLSPFDGGSTGMSPMSSLGRGSASDVAMESVDTPLKDQETSDGHNKNLDWSSGKPESNKNIAAVQEGQQKGPESDTTPLKEDDGADSLEKSEVQAIIESTPELDMDLAGCRGTSTPTKGGVENLAFDRNTDSLFEELSSAGNDLIGDVDEGADLLGMGREVEHLIHENTQLLETKNALNVVKNDLISRVDELSCEKEVLQGELNAVTHAKTKLEEKNKELEEELKKVRAELDEAKQKVKNDNEDDSDVPTAQRKRFTRVEMARVLMERNQYKERLMELQEAVRWTEMIRASKENPTLPEKKKSSLWQFFSRLFSSSGGGAKKPAAEAPVNVKYNAPTSQIQPSVKKKSSTLQQLPSDKSKAFDFLNEEAPADSVVSRREQKRAQYQQVKAHVQKEDGRLQAYGWSLPKKHKANGGQTESKMKSLPVPVFLRPLDEKDASMKLWCATCVNLSGGKTRDGGSIVGASVFYSDVSGPESPKKKIGSQSSLDKLDQELREQQKEQRHQEELSSLVWICTTTKSTTKAVVIDANQPGNILESFFVCNSHILCIASVPGARETDYPAGEEVPPNSEVGPVGDGNSSATSTSSAGGDSVLGGITVVGCEAEGITAVPQTAGKDGEAESRPAEEATEATETSAESADQRESLREIYTEHVFTDPLGAQHKVETPANYSQRESDLLKDGVSLNPSAEEQDLMREEAQKMSSVLPTMWLGAQNGYVYVHSSVAQWKKCLHSIKLKDSVLGIVHVKGRVLVGLSDGTLAIFHRGVDGQWDLTNYHLLDLGRPHHSIRCMTVVHDKVWCGFRNKIYVVQPKAMKIEKSFDAHPRKDSQVRLLAWDGDGIWVSIRLDSTLRLFHAHTYQHLQDVDIEPYVSKMLGTGKLGFSFVRITALMVSCNRLWIGTGNGVIISIPLTETASKVTKAAGNQPGSAVRVYGDDSGDKVTAGTFVPYCSMAHAQLSFHGHRDAVKFFTAVPGHAAPSASCAGEAAGDKAADATTQEGTKCMLVMSGGEGYIDFRMGDEDGEMEEAEDAPIKLQPKAERSHLIVWQVTQD from the exons AGGTACATCGCCTTGGAAGACTCCCAGGATGGCGAGAAGAAGGATCTCCAGTGTCGACTGGTGACGTTGGAATCTCACACACGGCAGCTAGAGCTAAAAACTAGAAACTATGCAGATCAGA TTAGCAGAttggaggagagagaagcaGAGCTCAAAAAAGAGTACAATGCCCTTCATCAGAGACATACTGAG ATGATCCACAGCTACATGGAGCATCTGGAGCGGACTAAACACCAACATGCAGCGATGACAGCAGAGCCCTCAGATACAGGAACATCAGTCAGGACACG GAAGGAGCGTCCAGTCTCCATGGGCCTGTTCCaacttcctgcagctgatggCATGACCCCTGACCTCCACAGAGAACCCGTGGACACCCCATCTGAACCATGGAGATTCAACAACCTTAGCCATCCACGGTCTAACACCAGCCTCAAG GATGAACTGTCCCAACTGAACTGTGGGAGTTCCAAGTCCAACACGCAAACCAACCAGGGAAGCGTCTCTAAAAACGGAACACCTGTGTCTTTACAAGATGGAGGGTCCAAATCCACCACTCCCTCGCTGGGGGGTGCCTCTAAATCAAACACCCCCACATCTAACTACAGCAATAATTCTCAGTCCACCACACCACTGTCTCCTTTTGATGGTGGTTCTACTGGCATGAGTCCCATGTCTAGTCTTGGGAGAGGGTCTGCTTCTGATGTTGCCATGGAGTCTGTGGACACCCCCTTAAAGGACCAGGAAACTTCAGATGGCCACAACAAAAACCTGGACTGGAGCAGTGGAAAGCCAGAGAGCAATAAGAACATAGCAGCGGTGCAGGAAGGACAGCAGAAGGGTCCTGAGTCTGATACTACACCTCTTAAAGAGGATG ATGGAGCAGATAGCCTGGAGAAGTCTGAGGTGCAGGCTATCATAGAGTCCACCCCTGAGCTGGACATGGACCTCGCTGGCTGCAGAGGAACAAG CACACCAACTAAAGGTGGCGTAGAGAATCTAGCATTCGACCGCAACACCGACTCTCTGTTTGAGGAGCTGTCGTCTGCAGGAAATGACCTCATAGGAGATGTGGATGAAGGAGCTGACCTGCTGG GTATGGGGCGCGAAGTTGAACACCTTATCCATGAGAACACCCAGCTGCTAGAGACCAA AAATGCTTTGAATGTGGTGAAGAATGACCTGATATCTCGTGTGGATGAGCTGTCGTGTGAGAAGGAGGTGCTGCAAGGAGAGCTGAATGCTGTCACACACGCCAAGACCAaactggaggaaaaaaacaaagaattagaAGAAGAACTTAAAAA AGTTCGAGCAGAGCTGGACGAAGCCAAACAGAAGGTCAAGAATGACAATGAGGATGAT AGTGATGTGCCTACAGCACAGAGGAAGCGCTTCACCAGAGTGGAGATGGCCAGAGTGCTGATGGAGAGGAACCAGTATAAGGAGAGACTCATGGAGCTGCAGGAGGCCGTCAGATGGACGGAGATGATCCG ggcTTCAAAGGAGAACCCAACTCTTCCAGAGAAAAAGAAGTCCAGCCTCTGGCAGTT TTTCAGCCGTTTGTTCAGCTCGTCGGGCGGAGGAGCCAAGAAGCCGGCAGCGGAGGCCCCAGTAAACGTCAAGTACAACGCACCCACCTCTCAGATTCAGCCGTCCGTCAAGAAGAAGAGCAGCACCCTGCAGCAGCTGCCCAGTGACAAGAGCAAAGCCTTTGACTTCCTCAATGAGGA AGCGCCAGCTGATAGTGTGGTATCCAGGCGAGAACAGAAGAGGGCTCAATACCAGCAGGTCAAAGCCCATGTCCAGAAGGAGGATGGCAGACTGCAGGCGTACGGCTGGAGCCTCCCTAAGAAGCACAAA GCTAACGGTGGTCAGACAGAGAGCAAGATGAAGAGTCTACCTGTTCCTGTCTTCCTCAGACCGCTAGATGAGAAAGATGCTTCTATGAAG CTGTGGTGTGCTACCTGTGTGAATCTTTCTGGAGGTAAAACCAGAGATGGAGGTTCAATAGTCGGGGCCAGTGTGTTTTATAGTGACGTGTCAGGACCAGAGAGCCCGAAAAAGAAGATTGGGTCTCAGAGCAGTCTGGATAAGCTGGATCAAGAACTCAGG GAGCAGCAGAAAGAGCAGCGGCACCAGGAGGAGTTGTCGTCACTTGTGTGGATTTGCACCACCACCAAGTCTACTACTAAAGCTGTCGTCATTGATGCCAACCAGCCTGGGAACATCCTGGAGAGCTTCTTTGTTTGTAACTCTCACATCCTCTGCATCGCAAGCGTGCCAG GTGCGAGAGAGACAGACTACCCAGCTGGAGAAGAAGTGCCTCCAAACTCTGAGGTGGGACCGGTGGGAGATGGCAACTCTTCAGCAACCAGTACCAGCTCAGCAGGTGGCGACAGCGTGCTGGGAGGCATCACAGTGGTGGGCTGTGAAGCTGAGGGAATAACAGCTGTTCCTCAGACAGCAGGAAAAGATGGAGAAGCCG AATCCAGACCAGCGGAAGAAGCCACAGAGGCGACAGAGACCAGTGCAGAATCTGCTGACCAGCGAGAAAGCCTGCGGGAAATCTACACTGAGCACGTCTTCACAGATCCACTGGGAGCTCAGCACAAAGTAGAGACGCCAGCCAACTACTCTCAGAG GGAGAGCGATCTGCTGAAGGATGGCGTGAGCTTGAACCCCAGTGCAGAGGAGCAGGACCTGATGAGAGAAGAGGCTCAGAAAATGAGCAGTGTTCTTCCCACTATGTGGCTGGGCGCACAGAATGGATA TGTGTACGTGCACTCCTCCGTGGCTCAGTGGAAGAAGTGTCTTCACTCTATAAAGCTGAAGGACTCTGTGCTCGGCATAGT ACACGTGAAAGGACGTGTGCTAGTTGGCCTCTCTGATGGCACGTTAGCCATTTTCCACAGAGGTGTAG ATGGACAGTGGGACCTGACAAACTACCATCTGTTAGACTTGGGGAGGCCTCACCACTCCATCCGCTGCATGACAGTAGTGCATGATAAGGTGTGGTGTGGCTTCAGGAACAAGATCTATGTGGTGCAACCTAAAGCCATGAAGATAGAG AAATCATTTGATGCCCACCCTCGTAAGGACAGTCAGGTACGTCTGCTGGCTTGGGACGGCGACGGTATCTGGGTGTCCATCAGACTCGACTCCACCCTCAGGCTGTTCCACGCTCACACCTACCAGCACCTCCAGGATGTCGACATCGAGCCCTATGTCAGCAAAATGCTGG GCACGGGCAAACTGGGCTTCTCATTTGTCAGAATCACGGCTCTGATGGTGTCATGTAACCGTCTGTGGATTGGAACTGGCAATGGTGTTATCATCTCCATCCCTCTGACAGAGA CAGCCAGCAAGGTTACCAAGGCAGCAGGTAACCAACCAGGAAGTGCAGTCCGTGTTTATGGTGACGACAGTGGCGACAAAGTCACAGCAGGGACGTTTGTTCCGTACTGCTCCATGGCTCACGCTCAGCTCTCTTTCCATGGTCACCGTGATGCTGTCAAGTTCTTCACAGCTGTTCCAG GTCACGCAGCTCCATCTGCATCGTGTGCAGGAGAAGCAGCTGGCGACAAGGCGGCAGATGCCACAACTCAGGAAGGAACTAAGTGTATGCTGGTGATGAGTGGAGGAGAAGGCTACATCGACTTCAGAATGG gcgATGAGGACGGAGAGATGGAGGAGGCGGAGGACGCCCCCATCAAACTTCAGCCTAAAGCCGAGCGCAGCCACCTTATCGTTTGGCAGGTGACTCAGGACTGA